The Pyrus communis chromosome 2, drPyrComm1.1, whole genome shotgun sequence genome includes a window with the following:
- the LOC137724517 gene encoding putative cyclin-B3-1 isoform X3 → MVTLLDQHLSQVTIKKDDMQLVGITALLLASKYEDFWHPREKAFLKKLKFRLNAPTPYVFILNTWFYLIELCLVEYEALRFKPSLLCAAALSVARCTQQITPAWTPLVTKYPKSEMVLRFHKAARVGNLKVTYEKYSSPDLSGVRSNKTIGDASTPIQLRGVEIRMLTIQEIKISASSSRLVFPFIC, encoded by the exons ATGGTGACATTGCTCGATCAACATCTTTCCCAAGTTACAATTAAGAAGGATGACATGCAGTTAGTTGGTATCACTGCACTCTTGTTGGCATCAAAATATGAGGACTTTTGGCATCCAAGG GAGAAAGCCTTTCTGAAAAAGCTGAAGTTTCGTCTTAATGCACCTACTCCATATGTCTTCAT CTTGAACACTTGGTTCTACCTTATCGAGTTGTGCTTGGTTGAGTATGAAGCGTTAAGGTTCAAGCCCTCGTTGCTGTGTGCAGCAGCCCTATCTGTCGCAAGGTGCACCCAGCAGATTACTCCGGCTTGGACCCCGCTCGTTACGAAGTATCCCAAATCAG AGATGGTCTTAAGATTTCACAAAGCTGCAAGAGTGGGAAATTTGAAGGTCACATACGAAAAGTACTCTAGCCCTGATCTCAGTGGCGTTCGCAGCAATAAAACCATTGGAGATGCTTCCACTCCGATTCAGCTTAGAGGAGTGGAGATAAGAATGTTAACAATTCAAGAGATAAAGATTTCAGCATCATCTAGTAGACTTGTTTTCCCCTTCATTTGTTGA
- the LOC137724517 gene encoding putative cyclin-B3-1 isoform X2 codes for MVTLLDQHLSQVTIKKDDMQLVGITALLLASKYEDFWHPREKAFLKKLKFRLNAPTPYVFILNTWFYLIELCLVEYEALRFKPSLLCAAALSVARCTQQITPAWTPLVTKYPKSDCAEMVLRFHKAARVGNLKVTYEKYSSPDLSGVRSNKTIGDASTPIQLRGVEIRMLTIQEIKISASSSRLVFPFIC; via the exons ATGGTGACATTGCTCGATCAACATCTTTCCCAAGTTACAATTAAGAAGGATGACATGCAGTTAGTTGGTATCACTGCACTCTTGTTGGCATCAAAATATGAGGACTTTTGGCATCCAAGG GAGAAAGCCTTTCTGAAAAAGCTGAAGTTTCGTCTTAATGCACCTACTCCATATGTCTTCAT CTTGAACACTTGGTTCTACCTTATCGAGTTGTGCTTGGTTGAGTATGAAGCGTTAAGGTTCAAGCCCTCGTTGCTGTGTGCAGCAGCCCTATCTGTCGCAAGGTGCACCCAGCAGATTACTCCGGCTTGGACCCCGCTCGTTACGAAGTATCCCAAATCAG ACTGTGCAGAGATGGTCTTAAGATTTCACAAAGCTGCAAGAGTGGGAAATTTGAAGGTCACATACGAAAAGTACTCTAGCCCTGATCTCAGTGGCGTTCGCAGCAATAAAACCATTGGAGATGCTTCCACTCCGATTCAGCTTAGAGGAGTGGAGATAAGAATGTTAACAATTCAAGAGATAAAGATTTCAGCATCATCTAGTAGACTTGTTTTCCCCTTCATTTGTTGA